The sequence TGGTCCTGCTCTTCTACCCGTTCGCCTTCACCGGCGTGTGCACCGGCGAGCTGTGCGAGCTGCGTGACAACCTGCCGAAGTTCACGGACCGCGACACCCAGCTGCTCGCCGTCTCCAACGACTCCATCCACACCCTGCGCGTCTTCGCCGAGCAGGAGGGACTGGAGTACCCGCTGCTCAGCGACTTCTGGCCGCACGGCAACGTCTCGCGCGCCTACGGCGTCTTCGACGAGGACAAGGGCTGTGCCGTCCGAGGCACCTTCATCATCGACAAGGAGGGCGTCGTGCGGTGGACCGTGGTCAACGGCCTGCCGGACGCCCGCGACCTCGGCGACTACGTGAAGGCGCTCGACACCCTGTGAGCCACGCGGGCCCACATCCGGGTTTCCCCGGCTCAAGGTCTGCGGGTGCGGGAACCCGTCACTAGGATCGGCACGTTGATCCCATATCCGAAGCACGACGGGGCTCCCGCCCCTGGACACCACATGGAGGACCCGTGGGAGTCAGCCTCAGCAAGGGCGGCAACGTATCGCTGACGAAGGAGGCCCCGGGCCTGACCGCGGTCATCGTCGGTCTGGGGTGGGACGTGCGGACCACGACCGGCACCGACTTCGACCTCGACGCGAGCGCGCTGCTGCTGAACAACTCCGGCAAGGTCATCAGCGACCAGCACTTCGTCTTCTTCAACAACCTCAAGAGCCCCGACGGCTCGGTGGAGCACACCGGCGACAACCTCACCGGTGAGGGCGAGGGCGACGACGAGCAGATCAAGGTGAACCTGGCCGGCGTCCCGGCCGACGTCGACAAGATCGTGTTCCCGGTGTCGATCTACGACGCCGAAAACCGCCAGCAGTCCTTCGGCCAGGTCCGCAACGCCTTCATCCGTGTCGTCAACCAGGCCGGCGGCGCCGAGATCGCGCGCTACGACCTGAGCGAGGACGCCTCCACCGAGACGGCCATGGTCTTCGGCGAGCTGTACCGCCACGGCACGGAGTGGAAGTTCCGCGCCATCGGCCAGGGCTACGCCTCGGGGCTGCGCGGCATCGCGCAGGACTTCGGCGTCAACGTCTGACCCCGGCAGCGTCACGACACCCGCAGCATCCGGCGCCGCACCGTTTACGGGCGGCGCCGGACGCGCAGGACAACCAGGGACAGCACCAGCAGGGGAGGACCAGCATGGGCGTCACGCTCGCCAAGGGAGGCAATGTCTCCCTCTCCAAGGCCGCACCGAACCTCACCCACGTCCTCGTCGGGCTCGGCTGGGACGCGCGCTCCACCACCGGGGCGCCCTTCGACCTGGACGCCAGCGCGCTGCTGTGCGGGGCCGGCAACCGGGTGCTGGGCGACGAGTGGTTCGTGTTCTACAACCAGCTCGAGAGCCCGGACGGCTCGGTGGAGCACACCGGGGACAACCTCACCGGTGAGGGCGACGGCGACGACGAGTCGGTCCTGGTGGACCTCGCCAAGGTCCCGCTCCACTGCGAGAAGATCGTCTTCCCGGTCTCCATCCACATGGCGGACGAGCGCGGCCAGACCTTCGGCCAGGTCTCCAACGCCTTCATCCGCGTGGTCGACCAGGCCGACGGCCGGGAACTGGCGCGCTACGACCTCAGTGAGGACGCCTCCACCGAAACCGCGATGATCTTCGGTGAGCTGTACCGGTATCAGGGCGAGTGGAAGTTCCGGGCGGTCGGTCAGGGGTACGCGTCCGGCTTGCGGGGCATCGCTCTAGACTTCGGAGTCAACGTTTCGTAAAGCCGCGTACGGCGCGGGGGAAAACCTCCCTCAGACTTCGTCTGGGAGGGCCCCCACGGATGATGGGGTAGCCAGTGCTTCTCAAAACCTTCGGATGGTCGTTCGCGATCACCGCGCTCGGTCTGGTCGCGGCGGCGTTCTACGGGGGGTGGACCGGCTTCGGGGTCGTGGCGATCCTGGCCATCCTGGAGATCTCGTTGTCCTTCGACAACGCGGTGGTCAACGCCGGAATCCTGAAGAAGATGAATGCCTTCTGGCAGAAGATCTTCCTCACGGTCGGCGTGCTCATCGCCGTGTTCGGCATGCGCCTGGTCTTCCCCGTGGTGATCGTCGCCATCACCGCCAAGATGGGTCCGATCGAGGCCGTCGACCTCGCGATCAACAACAAGGTGCGTTACGAGCAGCTCGTCACCGACGCCCATCCGGCGATCGCCGCCTTCGGCGGGATGTTCCTGCTGATGATCTTCCTCGACTTCATCTTCGAGGACCGGGACATCCAGTGGCTGCGCTGGCTGGAGCGGCCCCTGGCCAAGCTCGGCAAGGTCGACATGCTGTCGGTCTGCATCGCCCTCGTCGTCCTGCTGATCACGGCCTTCACCGTCGCCACCCACGCCCACCAGCACGGCGGCCTGCACGTCGACAAGGCCCAGACGGTGCTGATCTCCGGCATCGCCGGCCTGATCACCTACATGGTCGTCGGCGGTCTCTCCGGCTACTTCGAGGACAAGCTCGAGGAAGAGGAGGAGCGCGAGCACGAGCAGGAGGAGGAGGCCGCCCGCAGCGGCGGCAAGAAGCCCGCGATCGTGCTGGCCGGCCAGGCCGCGTTCTTCATGTTCCTCTACCTGGAGGTCCTGGACGCGTCCTTCTCCTTCGACGGCGTGATCGGCGCCTTCGCCGTCACCAACGACATCGTCCTGATGGCGCTCGGCCTCGGCATCGGCGCGATGTACGTCCGTTCGCTGACGGTCTACCTGGTCCGCCAGGGCACGCTGGACGACTACGTCTACCTGGAGCACGGCGCCCACTACGCCATCGGCGCCCTCGCCGTGGTCCTCCTGGTCACCATCCGGTACGAGATCCACGAGGTCATCACCGGCTCCATCGGCGTCGTCCTGATCGCCGCGTCCTTCTTCTCCTCCGTCCGCCGCAACCGCGCCCTGGCCGCCGCCGGCGAGGGCAGCGGCACCAAGGCCGAGGTGTCCTCCGGGGTGTGACAGCCCGGCCGGTGAGGAACGCTCTGAGCGGGGCGGC comes from Streptomyces sp. SCL15-4 and encodes:
- a CDS encoding peroxiredoxin encodes the protein MAIQVGDKAPDFELKDNHGRGVKLSDFRGEKNVVLLFYPFAFTGVCTGELCELRDNLPKFTDRDTQLLAVSNDSIHTLRVFAEQEGLEYPLLSDFWPHGNVSRAYGVFDEDKGCAVRGTFIIDKEGVVRWTVVNGLPDARDLGDYVKALDTL
- a CDS encoding TerD family protein — translated: MGVSLSKGGNVSLTKEAPGLTAVIVGLGWDVRTTTGTDFDLDASALLLNNSGKVISDQHFVFFNNLKSPDGSVEHTGDNLTGEGEGDDEQIKVNLAGVPADVDKIVFPVSIYDAENRQQSFGQVRNAFIRVVNQAGGAEIARYDLSEDASTETAMVFGELYRHGTEWKFRAIGQGYASGLRGIAQDFGVNV
- a CDS encoding TerD family protein; amino-acid sequence: MGVTLAKGGNVSLSKAAPNLTHVLVGLGWDARSTTGAPFDLDASALLCGAGNRVLGDEWFVFYNQLESPDGSVEHTGDNLTGEGDGDDESVLVDLAKVPLHCEKIVFPVSIHMADERGQTFGQVSNAFIRVVDQADGRELARYDLSEDASTETAMIFGELYRYQGEWKFRAVGQGYASGLRGIALDFGVNVS
- a CDS encoding DUF475 domain-containing protein; the encoded protein is MLLKTFGWSFAITALGLVAAAFYGGWTGFGVVAILAILEISLSFDNAVVNAGILKKMNAFWQKIFLTVGVLIAVFGMRLVFPVVIVAITAKMGPIEAVDLAINNKVRYEQLVTDAHPAIAAFGGMFLLMIFLDFIFEDRDIQWLRWLERPLAKLGKVDMLSVCIALVVLLITAFTVATHAHQHGGLHVDKAQTVLISGIAGLITYMVVGGLSGYFEDKLEEEEEREHEQEEEAARSGGKKPAIVLAGQAAFFMFLYLEVLDASFSFDGVIGAFAVTNDIVLMALGLGIGAMYVRSLTVYLVRQGTLDDYVYLEHGAHYAIGALAVVLLVTIRYEIHEVITGSIGVVLIAASFFSSVRRNRALAAAGEGSGTKAEVSSGV